From one Catellatospora sp. IY07-71 genomic stretch:
- a CDS encoding peroxiredoxin: MAKVRGPQVGDVAPDFELASQHGERVRLSDFRGKQTVVLYFYPKDDTSGCTAQACSLRDSYEVFTDAGAQVIGISSDSVESHTAFASKYRLPFALLADEGGAVRKAYDVPATFGILPGRVTYVIDREGVVRHVFSSQANIGKHVNGALEIVQQLAAAQN; the protein is encoded by the coding sequence ATGGCAAAGGTACGCGGTCCGCAGGTCGGCGACGTGGCGCCCGACTTCGAGCTGGCCTCGCAGCACGGCGAGCGGGTGCGGCTGAGCGACTTCCGCGGCAAGCAGACCGTGGTGCTGTACTTCTACCCGAAGGACGACACCTCCGGCTGCACCGCCCAGGCATGCTCGCTGCGCGACAGCTACGAGGTGTTCACCGACGCCGGCGCGCAGGTCATCGGGATCAGCTCCGACTCGGTCGAGTCGCACACCGCGTTCGCGAGCAAGTACCGGCTGCCGTTCGCGCTGCTGGCCGACGAGGGCGGCGCGGTGCGCAAGGCATACGACGTGCCCGCCACCTTCGGCATCCTCCCCGGCCGCGTCACCTATGTGATCGACCGCGAGGGCGTGGTCCGCCACGTCTTCTCCTCGCAGGCCAACATCGGCAAACACGTCAACGGCGCCCTGGAGATCGTCCAGCAGTTGGCCGCCGCCCAAAACTGA
- a CDS encoding AEC family transporter yields MFAAFAPIWMITALGWATMRFGVLTRATQQALANFTFLIAIPCVLFSSLVKVPLGELPLRPLAAVALSTLLIGLAVYFVARRTMPGPDGDRVIAAMAAAYLNAGNLGVPVALYVLKDVSLIMAVLVFQTILLTPLIVGRLDASAHRLGLRDRPTGEDGSARGDAEPDSGTDGGVPAPAAPGRWRRLAMLPLRTPVILGSLAGVAASAAGWLPPEWLLRPLELLGGAAVPAALFALGMSLHQTDGRAWRLPGRDVAAAVLLKVVAQPVAAYLIGRYLLHLDGAALLAVTLVSGLPTAQNTFVYASEFRAATELSRNAILFSSLLSMGTLTLILWLLGPA; encoded by the coding sequence GTGTTCGCCGCGTTCGCTCCGATCTGGATGATCACCGCGCTGGGCTGGGCCACCATGCGGTTCGGGGTGCTGACCCGGGCCACCCAGCAGGCGCTGGCGAACTTCACCTTCCTCATCGCGATCCCGTGCGTGCTGTTCAGCTCGCTGGTCAAGGTCCCGCTGGGCGAGCTGCCGTTGCGGCCGCTGGCCGCCGTCGCGCTGAGCACGCTGCTCATCGGGCTGGCGGTGTATTTCGTCGCGCGGCGGACCATGCCCGGCCCGGACGGCGACCGGGTCATCGCGGCGATGGCGGCGGCGTACCTGAACGCGGGCAACCTCGGCGTGCCCGTCGCGCTGTACGTGCTCAAGGACGTCTCGCTGATCATGGCGGTGCTCGTCTTCCAGACGATCCTGCTCACCCCGCTGATCGTCGGCCGCCTCGACGCCTCGGCCCACCGCCTCGGCCTGCGCGACCGCCCCACCGGCGAGGACGGCTCGGCACGCGGGGACGCCGAGCCCGACAGCGGCACGGACGGCGGGGTGCCGGCTCCGGCCGCACCCGGGCGGTGGCGGCGGCTGGCGATGCTGCCGCTGCGTACCCCCGTGATCCTGGGCTCGCTCGCCGGAGTCGCAGCGAGCGCGGCGGGCTGGCTGCCGCCGGAGTGGCTGCTGCGGCCGCTGGAGCTGCTGGGCGGCGCGGCGGTGCCCGCGGCGCTGTTCGCGCTGGGCATGTCACTGCACCAGACCGATGGCAGGGCGTGGCGGCTGCCCGGCCGGGACGTGGCCGCGGCGGTGCTGCTGAAGGTGGTGGCGCAGCCGGTGGCGGCGTACCTGATCGGCCGCTACCTGCTGCACCTCGACGGCGCGGCCCTGCTGGCGGTGACCCTGGTCTCCGGGCTGCCGACGGCCCAGAACACCTTCGTGTACGCCTCGGAGTTCCGTGCCGCCACGGAGCTGAGCCGCAACGCGATCCTGTTCTCCAGCCTGCTGTCGATGGGCACGCTCACGTTGATCCTCTGGCTGCTCGGCCCCGCCTGA
- a CDS encoding AMP-binding protein — protein sequence MPFSSPLAEVEIPEVSVPQLVIGPAAARGEHPALIDGRTGQTITYAQLAHMVDRLAAGLAGAGLRPGDVLALFSPNTLLYPVVFHAALAAGATVTTVNALATPKDLTTQLSDSGAKFLVTVSPFLDRAAAAAAQVQEVFVCDAAEGYRSVQELMATTDPAPAVAIDPATTLAVLPYSSGTTGVAKGVMLTHRNLVANIAQTQEVVRYEPADRVLAVLPFFHIYGLTVLMNMALSKGAALVVLPRFDLAEFLTALQDQRVNRAFVAPPIVLALAKHPLVAQYDLSALRVVFSGAAPLDGDLAQACADRLGCVVQQGYGMTELSPVSHAQVHGDTRVKPGTVGPLIPNTLAKVVDVATGAELGVGEAGELWIKGPQVMQGYLGRRADTDATVDADGWLHTGDVAQVDAEGDWFIVDRVKELIKYKGYQVPPAELEAVLLGHPGIADAAVVAGHDAEGEEIPHAFVAVAAGAGLTAQDVQDYVAERVAPYKRVRAVTFVDAIPKSASGKILRKDLRAQL from the coding sequence ATGCCCTTTTCGAGTCCCCTGGCCGAGGTCGAGATCCCCGAGGTCTCCGTGCCCCAGCTCGTCATCGGACCGGCGGCGGCGCGGGGCGAGCATCCCGCGCTGATCGACGGGCGCACCGGCCAGACCATCACGTACGCGCAGCTCGCGCACATGGTCGACCGGCTCGCCGCGGGACTGGCCGGGGCGGGGCTGCGCCCGGGTGACGTGCTGGCGCTGTTCAGCCCGAACACGCTGCTCTACCCGGTGGTGTTCCACGCGGCGCTGGCCGCCGGGGCGACCGTCACCACGGTCAACGCGCTCGCCACGCCGAAGGACCTCACCACGCAGCTGTCCGACTCCGGGGCGAAGTTCCTGGTCACCGTGTCGCCGTTCCTCGACCGGGCGGCGGCCGCCGCCGCGCAGGTGCAGGAGGTGTTCGTCTGCGACGCCGCCGAGGGATACCGCTCGGTGCAGGAACTGATGGCCACCACCGACCCGGCCCCGGCCGTCGCCATCGACCCGGCCACCACGCTGGCCGTGCTGCCGTACTCCTCGGGCACCACCGGGGTGGCCAAGGGCGTCATGCTGACCCACCGCAACCTGGTCGCGAACATCGCGCAGACCCAGGAGGTGGTCAGGTATGAACCCGCCGACCGCGTCCTGGCCGTGCTGCCGTTCTTCCACATCTACGGCCTGACCGTGCTGATGAACATGGCGCTGTCCAAGGGCGCCGCGCTGGTCGTGCTGCCCCGCTTCGACCTCGCCGAATTCCTCACCGCGCTGCAGGACCAGCGGGTCAACCGGGCGTTCGTCGCCCCGCCGATCGTGCTCGCGCTGGCCAAGCACCCGCTGGTCGCCCAGTACGACCTGTCCGCGCTGCGGGTCGTCTTCTCCGGCGCGGCCCCGCTCGACGGCGACCTGGCCCAGGCGTGCGCGGACCGGCTCGGCTGCGTCGTGCAGCAGGGCTACGGCATGACCGAACTGTCGCCCGTCTCGCACGCGCAGGTGCACGGCGACACCCGGGTCAAGCCCGGCACGGTCGGCCCGCTGATCCCGAACACGCTGGCCAAGGTCGTGGACGTGGCCACCGGCGCGGAGCTCGGGGTCGGCGAGGCCGGCGAGCTGTGGATCAAGGGCCCGCAGGTGATGCAGGGCTACCTGGGCCGCCGCGCGGACACCGACGCGACCGTCGACGCCGACGGCTGGCTGCACACCGGCGACGTGGCGCAGGTCGACGCCGAGGGTGACTGGTTCATCGTCGACCGGGTCAAGGAGCTGATCAAGTACAAGGGCTACCAGGTGCCGCCCGCCGAGCTGGAGGCGGTGCTGCTGGGCCACCCCGGCATCGCCGACGCGGCCGTGGTAGCCGGGCACGACGCCGAGGGCGAGGAGATCCCGCACGCCTTCGTCGCGGTCGCCGCCGGCGCCGGCCTCACCGCCCAGGACGTGCAGGACTACGTCGCCGAGCGGGTGGCGCCCTACAAGCGCGTCCGGGCCGTCACCTTCGTCGATGCCATCCCGAAGAGCGCCTCCGGCAAGATCCTCCGCAAGGACCTCCGCGCCCAGCTGTGA
- a CDS encoding proteasome assembly chaperone family protein, with protein MRDPQKLYQLTGELPELGRPVLLHALSGFVDAGAAGRLAREHLLDTLDATLVAEFDLDQLYDYRSRRPLMHFSSDHWVSYDAPKLELHALRDDDDTPFLLLTGPEPDFQWERFVAAVTGLIERLQVRLTIGVHAIPMSVPHTRPAGVTAHGTRPELVVGHEPWITDVQVPASMTNLLEFRLGESGHDAMGFAAHVPHYLADSEYPQAAELLLTSVSRATGLLLPTEDLRDAGDRVREEIERQLVDNHQAAAVVKALEEQYDAFTRGRAGNLLTEPTPLPTAEELGAELERFLAEHNKGDAKD; from the coding sequence GTGCGGGACCCACAGAAGCTCTACCAGCTGACCGGCGAGCTGCCCGAGCTGGGCAGGCCGGTCCTGCTGCACGCGCTCTCGGGGTTCGTGGACGCGGGCGCGGCCGGCCGGCTGGCCCGCGAGCACCTGCTCGACACGCTCGACGCGACCCTGGTCGCCGAATTCGACCTCGACCAGCTCTACGACTACCGCTCGCGCCGGCCGCTGATGCACTTCTCCTCCGACCACTGGGTGTCCTACGACGCGCCCAAGCTGGAGCTGCACGCCCTGCGCGACGATGACGACACCCCGTTCCTGCTGCTCACCGGCCCGGAGCCGGACTTCCAGTGGGAGCGGTTCGTGGCGGCGGTCACCGGGCTCATCGAGCGGCTGCAGGTGCGGCTGACCATCGGCGTACACGCCATCCCGATGTCCGTGCCGCACACCCGCCCGGCGGGCGTCACCGCGCACGGCACCCGGCCCGAGCTGGTCGTCGGGCACGAGCCGTGGATCACCGACGTGCAGGTCCCGGCGAGCATGACCAACCTGCTGGAGTTCCGCCTCGGCGAGTCCGGCCACGACGCGATGGGCTTCGCCGCCCACGTGCCGCACTACCTGGCCGACAGTGAGTACCCGCAGGCCGCCGAGCTGCTGCTGACCTCGGTCTCGCGGGCCACCGGTCTGCTGCTGCCGACCGAGGACCTGCGCGACGCGGGCGACCGGGTGCGCGAGGAGATCGAGCGCCAGCTCGTCGACAACCACCAGGCCGCCGCCGTGGTCAAGGCGCTGGAGGAGCAGTACGACGCGTTCACCCGGGGCCGGGCCGGCAACCTGCTCACCGAGCCGACGCCGCTGCCCACCGCCGAGGAGCTGGGCGCCGAGCTGGAGCGCTTCCTGGCCGAGCACAACAAGGGCGACGCCAAGGACTGA
- a CDS encoding LacI family DNA-binding transcriptional regulator, protein MSERGERPTLEAVARLAGVSRATVSRVVNGSPKVAEPIRAAVRRAVEELGYIPNAAARSLVTQRTDSIALVLPESASRVFSDDPFFPSIIHGVSQELDAANKQLVLMMTNTVGGYERVERYTTARHVDGVLFASTHGVDPLPGQLHRLGVPVVVSGRPLGRSPVPYVDVDHIGGVRQAVRHLLDSGRSRIATIAGPQDMVAGIDRLAGYRAELQGSDRRSIVAVGDFTRESGATAMRQLLEDDPLLDAVFVASDLMAHGAITTLRELGRRIPDDVAVVGFDDFDISRFTDPPLTTVRQPILELGRELARQLLRVVAGEDVPSSVVLPTELVVRASA, encoded by the coding sequence ATGAGCGAGCGCGGCGAGCGGCCCACGCTGGAGGCCGTGGCGCGCCTGGCCGGGGTCTCCCGGGCCACCGTCTCCCGGGTCGTCAACGGCTCACCCAAGGTCGCCGAGCCGATCCGCGCCGCGGTGCGCCGCGCGGTCGAGGAGCTGGGCTACATCCCCAACGCGGCCGCCCGCAGCCTGGTCACCCAGCGCACCGACTCGATCGCCCTGGTCCTGCCGGAGAGCGCCAGCCGCGTCTTCTCCGACGACCCGTTCTTCCCGAGCATCATCCACGGCGTCAGCCAGGAGCTCGACGCCGCGAACAAGCAGCTCGTGCTGATGATGACCAACACCGTCGGCGGGTACGAGCGGGTCGAGCGCTACACCACCGCGCGGCACGTCGACGGGGTGCTGTTCGCCTCCACGCACGGCGTCGACCCGCTGCCCGGCCAGCTGCACCGACTCGGCGTCCCGGTCGTGGTCAGCGGCCGCCCGCTGGGGCGCTCGCCGGTGCCGTACGTCGACGTCGACCACATCGGCGGGGTCCGCCAGGCCGTCCGCCACCTGCTCGACTCGGGCCGGTCCCGGATCGCCACCATCGCCGGGCCGCAGGACATGGTCGCCGGCATCGACCGGCTCGCCGGCTACCGCGCCGAGCTGCAGGGCTCCGACCGGCGCTCGATCGTGGCCGTCGGCGACTTCACCCGCGAGTCCGGGGCCACCGCCATGCGCCAGCTGCTGGAGGACGACCCGCTGCTCGACGCGGTGTTCGTCGCCTCCGACCTGATGGCGCACGGGGCCATCACCACGCTGCGCGAGCTGGGCCGCCGCATCCCCGACGACGTGGCCGTGGTCGGTTTCGACGACTTCGACATCTCCCGCTTCACCGACCCGCCGCTGACCACGGTCCGCCAGCCGATCCTGGAGCTGGGCCGCGAGCTGGCCCGCCAGCTGCTGCGCGTGGTCGCGGGCGAGGACGTGCCGTCCTCCGTCGTGCTGCCCACGGAACTGGTGGTACGCGCTTCCGCGTGA
- a CDS encoding ABC transporter ATP-binding protein, with amino-acid sequence MALAQHPLDHRYHGEHPVRTVAYLLREDRGRLALGVLAFAVKHSPTWLLPLVTANVIDVVVEHRPVAQLWWATAILLACLSLNYPFHVLFVRNHSGSVRRMGTRLRSALCRRMQELSIGYHSRSSAAVLQSKVIRDVEGIEQMVQQAGDVGVGALMMLLGGTVIIAVRAPLYLPIFLVLVPAAAFLVMSLRNRMRTDNESFRREVEGLSSRVAEMTTLIPITRAHGLERDALRRVDGTLDRVLHAGLRLDLLNGRFGALAWTQLQVLSVACLAGSALATYYGWTSTTAGDVVMLSAFFSTLTSSVMTLMSLGPVIVKGLESVRSAGEVLQAPDLEVNAGKTEVAEVRGGVSFEGVGFAYDGAAGAAVHDFTLAVAPGERIALVGPSGAGKSTVLNLVIGFLRPSAGRILLDGRDMEGLDLRTYRRFVSVVPQEPILFEGSIRENVTYGMAGVPPERVRQALADANALDFVDQLTDGLDTVVGERGARLSGGQRQRLAIARALIRDPRVLILDEATSALDTHSESLIQQAMERLVAGRTVFVVAHRLSTIRNADRIVVMRDGRIEQIGTHTELLARPGTYATLAR; translated from the coding sequence ATGGCGCTGGCGCAGCACCCCCTTGACCACCGCTACCACGGCGAGCACCCGGTACGCACCGTCGCCTACCTGCTGCGGGAGGACCGCGGGCGGCTCGCGCTGGGCGTGCTCGCGTTCGCGGTCAAACACAGCCCCACCTGGCTGCTGCCGCTGGTCACCGCGAACGTCATCGACGTGGTCGTGGAGCACCGGCCCGTCGCGCAACTGTGGTGGGCCACCGCGATCCTGCTGGCCTGCCTGAGCCTCAACTACCCGTTCCACGTCCTGTTCGTACGCAATCACAGCGGCTCCGTCCGCCGTATGGGCACCCGCCTGCGCTCTGCGCTCTGCCGCCGTATGCAGGAACTGTCCATCGGCTACCACTCCCGCTCCAGCGCCGCGGTGCTCCAGTCGAAGGTGATCCGCGACGTCGAGGGCATCGAGCAGATGGTGCAGCAGGCCGGTGACGTCGGCGTGGGCGCGCTGATGATGCTGCTCGGCGGCACCGTGATCATCGCGGTGCGGGCGCCGCTCTACCTGCCGATCTTCCTGGTGCTGGTGCCGGCCGCGGCGTTCCTGGTGATGAGCCTGCGCAACCGGATGCGTACCGACAACGAGAGCTTCCGGCGCGAGGTGGAGGGGCTGTCGTCGCGGGTCGCCGAGATGACCACGCTCATTCCGATCACCCGCGCGCACGGCCTGGAGCGCGACGCGCTGCGCCGGGTCGACGGCACGCTGGACCGGGTGCTGCACGCCGGGCTGCGGCTGGACCTGCTCAACGGCCGGTTCGGCGCGCTGGCCTGGACCCAGCTGCAGGTGCTCAGCGTGGCCTGCCTGGCCGGGTCGGCGCTGGCCACGTACTACGGCTGGACCTCGACCACGGCCGGCGACGTGGTGATGCTCAGCGCCTTCTTCTCGACCCTGACCTCAAGCGTCATGACGCTGATGAGCCTCGGGCCGGTGATCGTGAAGGGGCTGGAGTCGGTGCGCTCGGCCGGCGAGGTGCTCCAGGCGCCCGACCTGGAGGTCAACGCGGGCAAGACCGAGGTGGCGGAGGTGCGCGGCGGCGTCTCGTTCGAGGGCGTCGGGTTCGCGTACGACGGCGCGGCGGGTGCGGCCGTACACGACTTCACCCTCGCCGTCGCGCCCGGCGAGCGGATCGCGCTGGTCGGCCCGTCCGGCGCGGGCAAGTCCACCGTCCTGAACCTGGTCATCGGCTTCCTGCGCCCGTCGGCCGGCCGCATCCTGCTCGACGGCCGCGACATGGAGGGCCTCGACCTGCGTACGTACCGGCGCTTCGTGTCGGTGGTGCCGCAGGAGCCGATCCTGTTCGAGGGCAGCATCCGGGAGAACGTCACCTACGGCATGGCCGGCGTGCCGCCGGAGCGGGTGCGCCAGGCGCTCGCCGACGCGAACGCGCTGGACTTCGTCGACCAGCTCACCGACGGCCTGGACACGGTCGTGGGGGAGCGCGGCGCGCGCCTGTCCGGCGGCCAGCGCCAGCGCCTGGCCATCGCCCGCGCCCTGATCCGCGACCCGCGCGTGCTGATCCTGGACGAGGCGACCTCGGCCCTCGACACCCACTCCGAGTCCCTGATCCAGCAGGCCATGGAGCGACTGGTGGCGGGCCGCACCGTCTTCGTCGTCGCGCACCGCCTCTCCACGATCCGCAACGCCGACCGCATCGTGGTCATGCGCGACGGCCGCATCGAGCAGATCGGCACCCACACCGAACTCCTCGCCCGCCCCGGCACCTACGCCACCCTGGCCAGGTAA
- a CDS encoding NAD(P)/FAD-dependent oxidoreductase: MADELDVIVLGLGVGGEEVGGKLADAGLSVLGIENRLVGGECPYWGCIPSKMMIRASGLLTEGRRIKGMAGSSEVFPDWAPVALRIRDEATDSWNDKVAVDRFTGRGGRFLRGTGKLTGPKQVEVDGQTYTARKGVVIATGTKAAIPPIPGLADAPYWTNKEAIETDTLPASITVLGGGAIGLELAQMFARFGVRVTVIEAMDRLMVYEEPESSELITEILTRDGVTVHTGRRAERIEGMTVHLDDGTTVTSEKLLVATGRTSDLHQLGLDSVGLDGSAKAVTVDEHMRAADGLWAVGDCTGHGAFTHLAMYQAGIAIRDILGQDGPPADYRAQPRVTFTDPEIGSVGLTEDAARHHGIHVQTAYTKIPESARGWIHKAGNEGFIKLVADMDRDVLVGATSAGPNGGEVLSALAVAVHAQVPVHLLKNMIYAYPTFHRAIEAAVQQLD; the protein is encoded by the coding sequence ATGGCTGATGAACTGGACGTCATCGTGCTGGGGCTGGGGGTCGGCGGCGAGGAGGTCGGCGGCAAGCTGGCCGACGCCGGGCTGAGCGTCCTCGGCATAGAGAACCGGCTGGTCGGCGGCGAGTGCCCGTACTGGGGCTGCATCCCCAGCAAGATGATGATCAGAGCGAGCGGCCTGCTCACCGAGGGCCGCCGGATCAAGGGCATGGCGGGCTCGTCGGAGGTCTTCCCCGACTGGGCACCGGTCGCGCTGCGCATCCGCGACGAGGCCACCGACTCGTGGAACGACAAGGTCGCCGTCGACCGGTTCACCGGGCGCGGCGGGCGCTTCCTGCGCGGCACGGGCAAGCTCACCGGGCCGAAGCAGGTCGAGGTCGACGGGCAGACGTACACCGCGCGCAAGGGCGTGGTGATCGCGACCGGCACCAAGGCGGCGATCCCGCCCATCCCGGGGCTGGCCGACGCGCCGTACTGGACCAACAAGGAGGCGATCGAGACCGACACGCTGCCCGCCTCGATCACCGTGCTCGGCGGCGGCGCGATCGGCCTCGAACTGGCCCAGATGTTCGCCCGCTTCGGCGTACGCGTGACCGTCATCGAGGCGATGGACCGGCTGATGGTGTACGAGGAGCCGGAGTCGTCCGAGCTGATCACCGAGATCCTGACCCGCGACGGCGTCACGGTGCACACCGGCCGCCGCGCGGAACGGATCGAGGGCATGACCGTGCACCTCGACGACGGCACCACGGTCACCTCCGAGAAGCTGCTCGTCGCCACCGGCCGCACCAGCGACCTGCACCAACTCGGACTCGATTCGGTGGGACTCGACGGGTCCGCCAAAGCCGTCACCGTGGACGAGCACATGCGTGCCGCGGACGGGCTGTGGGCCGTCGGCGACTGCACCGGTCACGGCGCGTTCACGCACCTGGCGATGTACCAGGCCGGGATCGCGATCCGGGACATCCTCGGGCAGGACGGGCCGCCCGCCGACTACCGGGCGCAGCCCCGGGTCACCTTCACCGATCCCGAGATCGGGTCGGTCGGGCTCACCGAGGACGCCGCCCGCCACCACGGCATCCACGTGCAGACGGCGTACACGAAGATCCCCGAGTCGGCGCGCGGGTGGATCCACAAGGCCGGCAACGAGGGCTTCATCAAGCTGGTCGCCGACATGGACCGGGACGTGCTGGTCGGGGCCACCTCGGCAGGGCCGAACGGCGGGGAGGTGCTCAGTGCGCTGGCCGTCGCCGTGCACGCGCAGGTGCCGGTGCACCTGCTCAAGAACATGATCTACGCGTACCCGACGTTCCACCGGGCCATCGAGGCGGCCGTGCAGCAGCTCGACTGA
- a CDS encoding glycoside hydrolase family 6 protein, protein MIPDHTSTPRRNRRLAALGTAAAMTAATALAGVLLTTTEAAAGTLSGTFYREPSSSVNRWLAANPNDYRAPLISQRIGSQPQAVWFANYQPSTIQSQVSAYVGAANNLNQIPVLVPYMLPNRDCGGASAGGAPSISAYRTWVDSFAAGLGTRTAVIILEPDSLALQTCLSSTEKAERNSALSYAVTKFKQVNANAKVYLDAGHSAWNSPADTASRLQAAGVANAAGFYSNASNYRWTADEVAFGRNVLNALGNSNLHQVVDTSRNGKGPLGSEWCDPAGRGTGQAPSTNTGEATVDAYIWIKLPGEADGCAAAAGQFVPDLAYSLAQNGIVNSPPPSQSASPSPSRSPSASPSASPSASPSSSPSASPQPGGACSVSYRIDSQWGEGFVASVTITNRGAAVSSWTLTWTYAGNQTITNAWNATVSQSGANVTARNVAHNGSIATNGSTSFGFQATYSGSNTNPTSFKLNNVTCS, encoded by the coding sequence TTGATTCCCGATCACACGTCAACACCGCGGCGTAACCGACGGCTGGCCGCACTCGGCACCGCCGCCGCGATGACCGCCGCCACCGCACTGGCCGGTGTGCTGCTGACCACCACCGAGGCCGCCGCCGGCACGCTGAGCGGCACCTTCTACCGCGAACCTTCGTCCAGCGTGAACCGGTGGCTCGCGGCCAACCCGAACGACTACCGCGCCCCGCTGATCTCCCAGCGCATCGGCAGCCAGCCGCAGGCGGTGTGGTTCGCGAACTACCAGCCGTCCACGATCCAGTCACAGGTGTCGGCGTACGTGGGCGCCGCCAACAACCTGAACCAGATCCCGGTGCTGGTGCCGTACATGCTGCCCAACCGCGACTGCGGCGGGGCCAGCGCGGGCGGCGCGCCGAGCATCAGCGCGTACCGGACCTGGGTCGACAGCTTCGCCGCGGGCCTCGGCACGCGAACGGCCGTGATCATCCTGGAGCCGGACTCGCTGGCCCTGCAGACCTGCCTGTCGTCGACCGAGAAGGCCGAGCGCAACTCCGCGCTCAGCTACGCGGTGACCAAGTTCAAGCAGGTCAACGCGAACGCGAAGGTGTACCTGGACGCGGGCCACTCGGCGTGGAACAGCCCCGCCGACACCGCCTCGCGGCTGCAGGCGGCCGGCGTGGCCAACGCGGCGGGCTTCTACTCGAACGCGTCGAACTACCGCTGGACCGCCGACGAGGTCGCGTTCGGCCGCAACGTGCTCAACGCGCTGGGCAACAGCAACCTGCACCAGGTGGTCGACACGTCCCGCAACGGCAAGGGGCCGCTGGGCAGCGAGTGGTGCGACCCGGCGGGCCGGGGCACCGGGCAGGCACCGAGCACGAACACCGGCGAGGCGACCGTCGACGCGTACATCTGGATCAAGCTGCCCGGTGAGGCGGACGGCTGCGCCGCGGCCGCGGGGCAGTTCGTGCCGGACCTGGCGTACTCGCTGGCGCAGAACGGCATCGTGAACAGCCCGCCGCCGTCGCAGTCGGCCTCGCCGAGCCCGTCGCGCAGCCCGTCGGCGTCCCCCTCGGCCAGCCCTTCGGCCAGCCCGTCGAGCAGCCCGTCGGCTTCGCCGCAGCCCGGCGGCGCGTGCTCGGTGAGCTACCGGATCGACAGCCAGTGGGGTGAGGGGTTCGTGGCCTCGGTGACCATCACCAACCGGGGTGCGGCGGTCTCCTCCTGGACGCTCACCTGGACCTACGCGGGCAACCAGACGATCACCAACGCGTGGAACGCCACGGTGAGCCAGAGCGGAGCCAACGTCACCGCCCGCAACGTCGCGCACAACGGCTCCATCGCCACGAACGGGTCGACCAGCTTCGGCTTCCAGGCGACCTACAGCGGCAGCAACACCAACCCGACGAGTTTCAAGCTGAACAACGTCACCTGCAGCTGA
- a CDS encoding cupin domain-containing protein produces the protein MGGIELKNFDRPDESREFAGKGRMDLVQVAGKTVGRAHFEPGWRWTVNIGPIVGADACETSHLGYCVSGTMRVTMKDGTVQDFTAGDLVAIQPGHDAEVVGDEPVVFVDFGEITEYAKPR, from the coding sequence ATGGGTGGCATCGAGCTGAAGAACTTCGACCGGCCCGACGAGTCCCGCGAGTTCGCGGGCAAGGGCCGGATGGACCTGGTGCAGGTCGCCGGGAAGACGGTCGGCCGGGCGCACTTCGAGCCGGGCTGGCGCTGGACCGTCAACATCGGCCCGATCGTCGGCGCCGACGCGTGCGAGACGTCCCACCTGGGCTACTGCGTCTCGGGCACGATGCGGGTCACCATGAAGGACGGGACCGTGCAGGACTTCACCGCCGGGGACCTGGTCGCCATCCAGCCCGGCCACGACGCCGAGGTGGTCGGCGACGAGCCGGTGGTCTTCGTGGACTTCGGCGAGATCACCGAGTACGCCAAGCCGCGCTGA